From Solwaraspora sp. WMMD1047, the proteins below share one genomic window:
- a CDS encoding DUF4190 domain-containing protein codes for MTSQSEQPGQYPGTVQTQPAGVHGGDPAAAWQQQPAAPPVKQGTNGFAIASLIFGIIGGILFSVIFGIIALTQIKRRGQGGRGLAVTGLVFSGLWAAGIAVLIVVALADGATRNDAGEITEGGSVSSFDLATGDCLNGLKESASITSLPAVPCSQPHEGEVFGTFTVTGDSFPGNTAISSQAEEGCTDRLAQYAPAAADDDSLELFFLHPTSESWAQGDREVVCIANDPSGQRTGSLKD; via the coding sequence ATGACTTCGCAGTCCGAACAGCCCGGCCAGTACCCGGGCACTGTCCAAACTCAACCGGCTGGTGTCCACGGTGGCGACCCGGCCGCGGCCTGGCAGCAGCAGCCCGCCGCGCCGCCGGTGAAGCAGGGCACCAACGGCTTCGCCATCGCCTCGCTGATCTTCGGCATCATCGGCGGCATCCTGTTCAGCGTCATCTTCGGCATCATCGCGCTCACCCAGATCAAGCGCCGAGGTCAGGGCGGCCGGGGCCTGGCCGTCACCGGTCTCGTCTTCTCCGGGCTGTGGGCGGCGGGTATCGCCGTGCTCATCGTGGTGGCCCTGGCCGACGGCGCGACCCGCAACGACGCCGGTGAGATCACCGAGGGCGGGTCGGTCTCCTCCTTCGACCTCGCCACCGGCGACTGCCTCAACGGGTTGAAGGAGAGCGCCAGCATCACCAGCCTGCCAGCGGTGCCGTGCTCCCAGCCGCACGAGGGCGAGGTGTTCGGCACCTTCACGGTGACCGGCGACTCGTTCCCCGGCAACACCGCGATCAGCAGCCAGGCCGAGGAGGGTTGCACCGACCGCCTCGCGCAGTACGCACCGGCCGCGGCCGACGACGACAGCCTGGAGCTGTTCTTCCTGCACCCCACCTCGGAGTCGTGGGCCCAGGGCGACCGTGAGGTGGTCTGCATCGCCAACGACCCCAGTGGGCAGCGCACCGGCTCGCTGAAGGACTGA
- a CDS encoding SRPBCC family protein, with protein MEFWTEADVDAPPAALWAVLTNPTDWPRWTDSITSVELLDPTLTTGARVRVSQPGLRPMVWTVTEFTEGTGFAWTAVAGGVTTIGDHRVAPLDGGRRSRLVLGLRQRGLLAPLLNLMIGGRVRRYVELEAAGLQAAAEKSA; from the coding sequence ATGGAGTTCTGGACCGAAGCGGACGTCGACGCCCCGCCGGCCGCGCTGTGGGCGGTGCTGACGAATCCAACCGACTGGCCGCGATGGACCGACTCGATCACCTCGGTCGAGCTGCTCGACCCGACCCTGACCACGGGCGCCCGGGTCCGGGTCAGCCAGCCCGGCCTGCGGCCGATGGTCTGGACCGTCACGGAGTTCACCGAGGGAACGGGGTTCGCCTGGACCGCCGTCGCCGGCGGAGTCACCACCATCGGGGACCACCGGGTCGCGCCGCTCGACGGCGGCCGGCGCAGCCGGCTCGTGCTCGGCCTGCGCCAGCGCGGGCTGCTCGCGCCCCTGCTCAACCTGATGATCGGCGGCCGGGTCCGCCGGTACGTCGAACTCGAGGCCGCCGGTCTGCAGGCGGCGGCCGAAAAGTCCGCCTGA
- a CDS encoding helix-turn-helix domain-containing protein: MTRDGQTSTGREQLLDALIEHFADHGVNNQSLRTLATAIGTSHRMLIYHFGSRDGLLAAVVSELERQQRQVLATLAETPDASPREVALRFWSLVVGPALRYGPLFFELSAHVMQGQPHVPGVRDGLVEPWLEPLAELMTWAGHDPAAARVHARLGLAVARGLLHDVLITRDLPAADAAMALFVDLLETATPAARHT; the protein is encoded by the coding sequence ATGACGCGGGACGGGCAGACCTCCACCGGCCGGGAGCAGTTGCTGGACGCCCTGATCGAGCACTTCGCCGACCACGGGGTCAACAACCAGAGCCTGCGTACGCTCGCGACCGCGATCGGCACCAGCCACCGGATGCTGATCTACCACTTCGGCTCGCGGGACGGCCTGCTCGCCGCCGTGGTGAGCGAGCTCGAACGACAGCAGCGGCAGGTGCTGGCCACCCTGGCCGAGACCCCCGACGCGTCCCCGCGCGAGGTCGCCCTGCGCTTCTGGTCGCTGGTCGTCGGCCCGGCCCTGCGGTACGGCCCGCTCTTCTTCGAACTCTCCGCACACGTGATGCAGGGCCAACCGCACGTGCCCGGGGTACGCGACGGCCTGGTCGAGCCCTGGCTCGAACCACTCGCCGAACTCATGACGTGGGCCGGCCATGATCCGGCCGCCGCCCGGGTGCACGCCCGGCTGGGGCTGGCCGTGGCCCGGGGACTGCTGCACGACGTACTGATCACCCGGGACCTGCCCGCCGCGGACGCCGCTATGGCGCTCTTCGTGGACCTGCTGGAGACCGCGACGCCGGCCGCACGACATACCTGA